The following coding sequences are from one Mastomys coucha isolate ucsf_1 unplaced genomic scaffold, UCSF_Mcou_1 pScaffold9, whole genome shotgun sequence window:
- the LOC116084498 gene encoding ribonuclease 2B-like, with amino-acid sequence MGLKLLESQRCLLLLLGLVLTPASCQRPTPSQWFNIQHIYNSAYPQCNAAMQVVNSYTGRCKSINTFLHTSFANVVGVCGNPNGTCKDGISTNCHNSSSQVSITVCNLTTPGRHYTQCRYKTTGSVKYYTVACNNRTPQDSPIYPVVPVHLDRTF; translated from the coding sequence ATGGGTCTGAAGCTGCTTGAGTCCCAACGttgtctcctgctgctgctaGGACTTGTCCTAACGCCTGCCTCATGCCAGCGACCAACCCCTTCCCAGTGGTTTAACATCCAGCATATCTATAACAGCGCCTACCCCCAATGTAATGCTGCAATGCAGGTTGTTAACAGTTATACAGGAAGATGTAAGAGCATAAACACTTTTCTTCATACAAGTTTTGCTAATGTTGTTGGTGTGTGTGGCAATCCAAATGGCACCTGCAAAGATGGGATAAGTACAAATTGTCATAATAGTTCATCTCAGGTATCTATAACTGTCTGTAACCTCACAACTCCGGGAAGGCATTATACCCAATGCAGATACAAAACAACAGGATCAGTGAAGTACTACACAGTTGCCTGTAACAACAGAACCCCACAGGACAGCCCCATCTATCCAGTGGTTCCGGTTCACTTGGATAGGACATTTTAA